A genomic stretch from Limnobacter thiooxidans includes:
- the glyS gene encoding glycine--tRNA ligase subunit beta, with protein MNPTLLVELFTEELPPKALQTLGNAFSELMSKTLRDEGHLAENSVVESFASPRRLACRITQVAGFSPEKKIQERLLPVKIGLDANGQPTPPLQKKLDSLGLGLVNVDQLETINDGKQDVLHISRTQAGKALEESLNKALEVATTKLPIPKVMSYQRPDGSTVHFVRPAHRLTCLHGDKVVPAQVLGLESDRITLGHRFLSNGVVNIAHADTYEAQLETEGKVIASFEKRKAAIEQALAAQAAGDKVVQPADLVDEVCALVEWPVVYEAGFEKEFLEVPQECLILTMQANQKYFAITDQNGKMKNRFLLVSNLLTSTPALITTGNERVLRARLADAKFFFDQDRKKTLESRLPGLANVVYHNKLGTQKDRNGRLVELAAALAPVCGANVEQAKRAALLCKADLLTDMVGEFPELQGNMGEHYAHHDGEAAEVAQAIADHYSPRFAGDNLPRNPVGLAAALADKLETLVGIYSIGLVPTGDKDPFALRRHALGVIRMVIEKNLKLDLIEALTQASSLFTAFPDFKPSVEGIASFIQDRLRGYLKDQGYSTAEVESVLSQNPSQFADLPKRLEAVRAFSQLPESQALAAANKRITNILKKTDVASSDVNESLLQVDAEKALAAQVREVAPLATQAFDQGNYQQALLVLAPLKANVDAFFENVMVMDNDEALKNNRLALLKHMHGLMNRVADISQLAS; from the coding sequence ATGAACCCAACACTACTGGTTGAGCTGTTTACCGAAGAGCTCCCACCCAAAGCCCTGCAAACCTTGGGCAACGCTTTTTCTGAACTGATGAGCAAAACATTGCGCGATGAAGGCCATTTGGCCGAAAACAGCGTGGTCGAAAGTTTTGCCAGCCCTCGTCGCCTGGCTTGCCGCATTACCCAGGTGGCAGGCTTCAGCCCCGAGAAAAAAATTCAGGAACGTTTGCTGCCAGTCAAGATCGGACTGGATGCAAATGGCCAACCCACCCCGCCCTTGCAGAAGAAGCTTGATTCATTGGGCCTTGGACTGGTCAACGTGGACCAACTGGAAACCATCAACGATGGCAAACAGGATGTGCTGCACATTTCGCGCACCCAGGCTGGCAAGGCACTTGAAGAATCGCTGAACAAGGCGCTTGAGGTGGCCACCACCAAACTGCCAATTCCAAAAGTCATGAGTTACCAGCGGCCTGATGGCAGCACTGTGCATTTTGTTCGCCCTGCGCACCGCCTGACCTGCTTGCATGGCGACAAGGTCGTGCCCGCACAAGTACTGGGCCTGGAAAGCGACCGCATCACATTGGGTCATCGCTTCCTGAGCAATGGCGTGGTGAACATTGCCCATGCCGACACCTATGAAGCGCAGCTGGAAACCGAAGGCAAGGTGATCGCAAGTTTCGAGAAGCGAAAAGCCGCCATCGAACAGGCACTGGCCGCTCAAGCCGCTGGTGACAAGGTGGTCCAACCCGCGGACCTTGTGGATGAAGTGTGCGCGCTGGTTGAATGGCCCGTGGTGTATGAAGCAGGTTTCGAAAAAGAATTTCTGGAAGTACCCCAGGAATGCCTGATTCTGACCATGCAAGCCAACCAGAAATACTTTGCGATTACCGACCAGAACGGCAAGATGAAAAACCGTTTTCTGCTGGTGTCGAACCTGCTGACCAGCACGCCTGCGCTGATCACCACGGGCAATGAACGCGTACTGCGCGCCCGTTTGGCCGATGCAAAATTCTTCTTCGACCAAGACCGCAAGAAAACACTGGAAAGCCGTCTGCCTGGCCTGGCCAATGTGGTGTACCACAACAAGCTGGGCACCCAGAAAGACCGCAATGGTCGACTGGTTGAGCTGGCCGCAGCGCTTGCGCCAGTCTGTGGTGCCAACGTTGAGCAAGCCAAACGTGCTGCCTTGCTGTGCAAAGCCGACCTGCTGACTGACATGGTGGGCGAGTTCCCTGAACTGCAGGGCAATATGGGCGAGCATTACGCCCACCACGATGGTGAAGCTGCCGAAGTAGCTCAAGCTATTGCCGATCATTACAGCCCCCGCTTTGCGGGCGACAACCTGCCCCGCAACCCCGTGGGTTTGGCGGCGGCACTGGCCGACAAGCTGGAAACCCTGGTGGGTATTTACAGCATTGGCTTGGTACCCACAGGCGACAAAGACCCCTTCGCCCTGCGCCGCCATGCGCTGGGCGTGATCCGAATGGTCATCGAAAAAAATCTCAAGCTGGATTTGATTGAAGCACTCACTCAAGCCAGCAGCCTGTTCACCGCATTCCCTGATTTCAAACCCAGCGTGGAAGGCATTGCCAGTTTCATTCAAGACCGCTTGCGCGGATACCTGAAAGACCAGGGTTATTCCACGGCAGAAGTGGAATCGGTACTCAGCCAGAACCCCAGCCAGTTTGCCGACCTGCCCAAACGACTTGAAGCAGTGCGTGCTTTCTCGCAACTGCCGGAATCGCAAGCATTGGCTGCAGCCAACAAGCGGATCACCAACATCCTGAAGAAAACCGACGTGGCTTCTTCGGACGTGAATGAAAGCCTGTTGCAAGTCGATGCCGAGAAAGCATTGGCTGCCCAGGTCAGGGAAGTCGCCCCCCTTGCCACACAGGCTTTTGATCAAGGCAACTACCAACAGGCACTGCTGGTGCTTGCACCATTGAAAGCCAATGTGGATGCGTTTTTTGAAAACGTGATGGTGATGGACAACGATGAAGCGCTGAAAAACAACCGCTTGGCACTGTTGAAACACATGCACGGTTTGATGAACCGGGTGGCCGACATTTCCCAACTGGCCTCTTAA
- the glyQ gene encoding glycine--tRNA ligase subunit alpha: MQKKPLTFQQAILTLQNYWDQQGCALLQPFDMEVGAGTSHTATFLRALGPEPWNAAYVQPSRRPKDGRYGENPNRMQHYYQFQVVLKPSPEDIIELYLGSLEALGIDTKQNDIRFVEDNWENPTLGAWGLGWEVWLNGMEVTQFTYFQQVGGLDCAPILGEITYGIERLTMYLQGKENVYDLVWTEREEKGVKKVLTYGDVFHQNEVEQSTYNFEHSNADMLFRHFGEYEAEAKHLIEVGLALPAYEMILKAAHTFNLLDARGAISVTERAAYIGRIRNLSRAVAQAYFESREKLGFPMCNTPNTQAA; the protein is encoded by the coding sequence ATGCAAAAGAAACCGCTGACGTTTCAACAGGCCATTTTGACCCTGCAGAATTACTGGGACCAGCAAGGTTGCGCCCTGCTGCAGCCTTTTGACATGGAAGTGGGTGCGGGCACCAGCCACACTGCCACATTTTTGCGCGCCTTGGGCCCCGAGCCCTGGAACGCTGCTTACGTGCAACCGTCACGCCGCCCCAAAGACGGCCGCTATGGCGAAAACCCCAACCGCATGCAGCATTACTACCAGTTCCAGGTGGTGCTCAAGCCCTCCCCTGAAGATATCATTGAACTGTATTTGGGCAGCCTTGAAGCATTGGGCATTGACACCAAGCAGAACGACATCCGTTTCGTGGAAGACAACTGGGAAAACCCGACACTGGGTGCCTGGGGCCTGGGCTGGGAAGTCTGGTTGAACGGCATGGAAGTGACGCAGTTCACCTACTTCCAACAAGTGGGCGGACTGGATTGCGCCCCAATTTTGGGCGAAATCACCTACGGCATTGAACGCCTCACCATGTACCTGCAAGGCAAGGAAAACGTGTACGACCTGGTATGGACCGAGCGTGAAGAAAAAGGCGTGAAGAAAGTGCTGACCTATGGCGATGTGTTCCACCAGAACGAAGTGGAACAATCCACCTACAACTTCGAGCACAGCAATGCCGACATGCTGTTCCGCCACTTTGGTGAATATGAGGCTGAAGCCAAACATTTGATTGAAGTCGGCCTGGCCCTGCCCGCTTACGAAATGATTTTGAAAGCAGCTCACACCTTCAACCTGCTGGATGCACGCGGCGCCATTTCCGTCACCGAACGCGCTGCCTACATCGGCCGCATTCGCAATTTGTCACGCGCAGTAGCGCAAGCCTATTTCGAGTCCCGGGAAAAGCTTGGCTTCCCCATGTGCAACACCCCCAACACACAAGCTGCCTGA
- a CDS encoding NAD-dependent succinate-semialdehyde dehydrogenase — translation MSSTFQFKNPSLLQTNPFVYGSFHACETDFEVDNPSTGQTIAQVGNTSIALAHDAILCAEKALTSWRNTTAKSRAQILRKWFDLIVDNADDLAFLMTLEQGKPLAEAKGEVVYGASFVEWFAEQTKRIEGSVLESPQLGRELLVLKQGIGVCAAITPWNFPIAMITRKVAPALAAGCTVVVKPAEQTPLSALALAELARQAGFPAGVLNVLTGDANRSIEIGKVLCESDVVRKLTFTGSTEVGRILMQQCAPTIKKLSLELGGHAPFIVFEDANLDKAVEGLIASKFRNAGQTCVCTNRIYVHRSVQQAFADKLLAKISKLDVGDGIKTKASIGPMIDEQAVAKVQKHVDDAIEKGATLLHGGKPHALGGRFFEPTLINNADHRMLVAQEETFGPLAAIFPFDTEEQAINHANNTPYGLAAYFYTENSARTFRVARALEYGMVGINVGVFSNEVGPFGGVKQSGLGREGSVWGIEEFLEMKYLCIGTL, via the coding sequence ATGAGCAGCACCTTTCAATTCAAAAACCCCAGCCTGTTACAAACCAATCCATTTGTGTATGGCAGTTTCCACGCCTGCGAAACAGATTTTGAGGTGGACAACCCCTCGACGGGTCAAACCATTGCGCAAGTGGGCAACACGTCGATCGCCCTGGCACACGATGCCATTCTGTGTGCTGAAAAAGCCCTGACCAGCTGGCGCAACACCACGGCCAAAAGCCGCGCGCAAATTCTGCGCAAGTGGTTTGACCTGATTGTTGACAATGCCGACGACCTGGCCTTCCTTATGACCCTGGAACAAGGCAAACCATTGGCTGAAGCCAAAGGCGAAGTAGTTTATGGCGCCAGCTTTGTGGAATGGTTTGCAGAACAGACCAAGCGAATTGAAGGCAGCGTACTGGAATCGCCCCAACTGGGCCGGGAACTGCTGGTGTTGAAACAAGGCATTGGCGTGTGCGCAGCCATTACCCCCTGGAACTTTCCGATTGCCATGATTACCCGAAAAGTGGCGCCAGCACTGGCAGCTGGATGCACTGTGGTCGTCAAGCCTGCAGAGCAAACTCCGCTCAGCGCACTGGCCTTGGCTGAACTGGCACGCCAGGCCGGCTTTCCAGCAGGGGTGTTGAACGTGCTGACAGGCGATGCAAACCGGTCCATTGAAATTGGCAAGGTACTTTGCGAAAGCGATGTGGTACGGAAACTGACCTTCACGGGAAGCACAGAAGTGGGCCGAATCCTGATGCAGCAATGCGCCCCCACCATCAAGAAGCTCAGCCTTGAGTTGGGTGGACACGCACCGTTTATCGTGTTTGAAGATGCCAACCTGGACAAGGCCGTGGAAGGCCTGATTGCCTCCAAGTTCCGCAATGCCGGTCAAACCTGCGTGTGCACCAACCGCATTTATGTGCACCGCAGCGTGCAGCAGGCTTTTGCAGACAAGCTGCTGGCCAAAATTTCAAAACTCGATGTTGGCGATGGCATCAAGACCAAGGCCAGTATTGGCCCCATGATCGACGAACAGGCCGTGGCCAAGGTTCAAAAACACGTAGATGATGCAATCGAGAAAGGAGCTACCCTGCTCCACGGCGGGAAACCACATGCTCTGGGTGGCCGGTTTTTTGAGCCGACACTGATCAACAATGCCGACCACCGCATGCTGGTGGCCCAGGAAGAAACCTTCGGGCCCCTTGCCGCAATTTTCCCTTTCGACACAGAAGAGCAAGCCATCAACCATGCCAACAACACCCCTTACGGTTTGGCAGCCTATTTCTACACCGAGAATTCCGCGCGCACCTTCCGCGTGGCCCGGGCGCTGGAATATGGCATGGTCGGGATCAATGTGGGCGTGTTTTCCAACGAGGTGGGGCCTTTTGGCGGGGTCAAACAATCGGGCCTTGGGCGTGAAGGTTCCGTCTGGGGAATTGAGGAGTTTCTGGAAATGAAGTACCTGTGCATTGGCACGCTTTAG
- a CDS encoding 16S rRNA (uracil(1498)-N(3))-methyltransferase, whose product MKQEKGKRLPRFLLEHCNSEGQVLDLTDDLMHYASRVLRIRDGEALRVWNGQGGEFQATVQYLSKKLAQVHIGDRLAVHDTELRRTVHVLQALPEGDKMDWILEKCTELGVAGFHPVQAQRSVVKLEGERASKRQVHWERVVLSASLQSERGTLPMVEPVRPLRDALEQISRNWPDAQVLWFTPHTEMRLTAWAQATRPEGPLIICVGPEGGWTPEETLLATESGAVPLRFSQRVLRTETFAMACVAQLTALLSLEPN is encoded by the coding sequence ATGAAACAAGAAAAGGGCAAGCGCTTGCCGCGTTTCCTTCTAGAACACTGCAATAGTGAAGGCCAAGTGCTTGATCTGACTGATGACTTGATGCATTACGCTTCACGGGTTTTGAGAATTCGCGATGGAGAAGCACTTCGGGTCTGGAATGGACAAGGCGGGGAATTTCAGGCCACAGTTCAATACCTGTCCAAAAAACTGGCCCAGGTTCACATTGGCGACAGGCTCGCAGTGCACGACACTGAACTGCGCAGAACTGTGCATGTGCTGCAGGCCTTGCCGGAAGGCGACAAGATGGACTGGATTCTTGAAAAATGTACGGAATTGGGCGTGGCCGGCTTTCACCCTGTGCAGGCCCAGCGCAGCGTGGTTAAACTGGAAGGCGAACGCGCAAGCAAGCGCCAGGTCCACTGGGAACGGGTGGTTTTGTCAGCCAGCCTGCAAAGTGAACGGGGTACATTGCCGATGGTCGAGCCTGTCCGCCCGCTGAGGGATGCACTTGAACAGATTTCACGCAACTGGCCCGATGCCCAAGTGCTTTGGTTCACCCCGCACACTGAAATGCGGTTGACAGCATGGGCACAAGCTACCCGGCCAGAAGGACCTTTGATCATTTGCGTAGGCCCCGAAGGGGGCTGGACCCCGGAAGAGACTTTGCTTGCAACTGAGTCAGGTGCCGTGCCGCTGCGTTTTTCGCAGCGCGTGTTGAGAACTGAAACTTTCGCCATGGCCTGCGTGGCGCAATTGACCGCCCTGCTGAGCCTGGAACCCAATTAA
- the tkt gene encoding transketolase: MANAIRALAMDAVQAAKSGHPGMPMGMAEIAVALWARHLKHNPQNPLWADRDRFVLSNGHGSMLIYALLHLTGYDLPIEELKNFRQLHSKTPGHPEVDITPGVETTTGPLGQGIANAVGLALAEKLLAAEFNEAGFPVVDHNTYVFLGDGCLMEGISHEACSLAGTLGLSKLIVMYDDNGISIDGEVEHWFADNTPQRFEAYGWNVIPDVNGHDVDAVDAAIAQAKQNAALDKGPTLICCKTNIGEGSPNLAGTDKVHGAPLGDAEIAATRAAIGWAHAPFEIPAEVYNAWDAQVEGAARQSAWDKLFDAYSAKFPAKAAEFKRRMAGDLPAQFEQTAARLLAEVAAKGETIATRKASQNAITLLAAELPELLGGSADLTGSNLTNWPKCVAVRRNADGFTAGNHINWGVREFGMSAALNGVALHGGYIPFGATFLTFSDYSRNALRMAALMKKRNIFVFTHDSIGLGEDGPTHQPVEHAATLRLLPNMDVWRPADTVESMAAWNSAVQRKDGPSALLFSRQNLPFLARSENVLASVAKGGYVLVDTPNAKVTLIATGSEIEIAMNTQKALAEKGVAARVVSMPSTNVFDRQDTAYKAQVLGSAPIAVIEAGITDGWYKYIAHAGVKGTVLGMSTFGESAPAGALFKYFGLTTEKFTEAALALVTA; encoded by the coding sequence ATGGCCAACGCGATTCGCGCGCTCGCCATGGATGCAGTTCAAGCCGCCAAATCCGGTCATCCCGGCATGCCCATGGGCATGGCCGAAATCGCTGTAGCCTTGTGGGCACGCCACCTGAAGCACAATCCGCAAAACCCGCTGTGGGCTGATCGCGACCGCTTCGTGTTGTCCAATGGCCACGGCTCCATGCTGATTTACGCGCTGCTGCACTTGACCGGTTACGACCTGCCAATCGAGGAATTGAAAAACTTCCGCCAGTTGCATTCTAAAACACCGGGCCACCCCGAAGTGGACATTACCCCCGGAGTTGAAACCACGACAGGCCCCTTGGGGCAGGGTATTGCGAACGCCGTGGGCTTGGCGCTGGCTGAAAAGCTCTTGGCTGCCGAGTTCAATGAAGCAGGTTTCCCGGTTGTGGATCACAACACCTACGTGTTTTTGGGCGACGGTTGCCTGATGGAAGGCATTTCCCACGAAGCCTGTTCACTGGCTGGCACCTTGGGTCTGTCCAAGTTGATCGTGATGTACGACGACAACGGCATTTCCATTGACGGTGAAGTGGAACACTGGTTTGCCGACAACACGCCCCAGCGCTTCGAGGCTTATGGCTGGAACGTGATTCCGGATGTCAATGGCCACGATGTGGATGCCGTAGACGCTGCAATCGCGCAGGCCAAGCAGAACGCTGCGCTGGACAAGGGCCCAACCCTGATTTGTTGCAAAACCAATATTGGTGAGGGTTCGCCCAATCTGGCTGGTACCGACAAGGTGCATGGCGCCCCACTGGGCGACGCTGAAATTGCAGCCACACGAGCAGCCATTGGTTGGGCACACGCTCCGTTTGAAATTCCTGCCGAGGTTTACAACGCCTGGGACGCTCAAGTTGAAGGGGCCGCCCGCCAGTCCGCCTGGGACAAGCTGTTCGATGCCTACAGCGCGAAATTCCCGGCCAAGGCCGCTGAATTCAAGCGTCGCATGGCTGGTGACCTGCCTGCCCAGTTTGAACAAACTGCTGCGCGTTTGCTGGCCGAAGTGGCCGCCAAGGGCGAAACAATTGCCACCCGCAAGGCCAGCCAGAATGCAATCACCTTGTTGGCTGCGGAATTGCCAGAACTGCTCGGTGGCTCTGCTGACCTGACAGGCTCAAACCTGACCAACTGGCCCAAGTGCGTGGCTGTTCGCCGCAATGCGGACGGTTTCACTGCCGGCAACCACATCAACTGGGGTGTTCGTGAGTTCGGTATGAGCGCAGCCTTGAATGGCGTGGCACTGCATGGTGGCTACATTCCTTTCGGCGCTACTTTCCTGACCTTCTCCGATTACAGCCGCAATGCCTTGCGCATGGCAGCACTAATGAAGAAGCGAAATATCTTCGTATTCACCCACGATTCAATCGGTCTTGGTGAAGACGGTCCAACCCACCAGCCTGTTGAGCATGCAGCAACCTTGCGCTTGCTGCCCAACATGGATGTGTGGCGCCCTGCCGATACGGTTGAGTCCATGGCAGCCTGGAATTCGGCTGTTCAGCGCAAGGATGGCCCGAGTGCACTGTTGTTCAGCCGTCAGAACCTGCCTTTCCTGGCTCGTTCTGAAAACGTGCTGGCTTCTGTCGCCAAGGGCGGCTATGTGTTGGTGGATACACCCAACGCCAAGGTCACCCTGATTGCGACCGGGTCTGAAATTGAAATTGCCATGAACACCCAAAAGGCCTTGGCTGAGAAGGGTGTGGCTGCCCGCGTGGTGTCCATGCCATCTACCAATGTATTTGACCGCCAGGACACAGCTTACAAAGCGCAAGTGCTGGGTTCAGCCCCGATTGCCGTGATTGAAGCTGGCATCACGGATGGCTGGTACAAGTACATCGCCCATGCTGGTGTCAAAGGCACCGTGTTGGGCATGAGCACATTTGGCGAGTCTGCACCGGCAGGAGCACTGTTCAAATATTTTGGTTTGACTACAGAAAAATTCACCGAGGCTGCACTGGCTTTGGTCACGGCTTAA
- the gap gene encoding type I glyceraldehyde-3-phosphate dehydrogenase, which produces MTIRVAINGYGRIGRNVLRAHYEGGKKHDIQIVAINDLGDPNTNAHLTQYDTAHGRFPGTVTVDGDYMVVNGDKIKVLANRNPAELPWGELGVDVVLECTGFFTSKEKASAHLKGGAKKVIISAPGGKDVDATVVYGVNHGVLKSTDTVISNASCTTNCLAPLVKPLNDAIGLETGLMTTIHAYTNDQVLTDVYHEDLRRARSATMSMIPTKTGAAAAVGLVLPELNGKLDGYAVRVPTINVSMVDLSFIAKRDTTVDEVNSILKAAAEGPLKGVLEYNEAPLVSIDFNHNPASSSFDATLTKVSGKLVKVSSWYDNEWGFSNRMLDTTVALMNAK; this is translated from the coding sequence ATGACTATTCGCGTAGCGATCAACGGCTATGGCCGCATCGGCCGAAATGTACTGCGTGCCCATTACGAAGGTGGCAAGAAACACGACATTCAAATCGTGGCCATCAATGACTTGGGCGACCCCAACACCAATGCTCACCTGACCCAGTACGACACGGCACATGGCCGTTTCCCTGGCACCGTGACGGTTGACGGCGACTACATGGTAGTTAACGGCGACAAGATCAAGGTACTGGCCAACCGCAATCCCGCTGAACTGCCTTGGGGCGAGTTGGGCGTGGACGTTGTTTTGGAATGCACTGGCTTTTTCACCTCCAAGGAAAAAGCATCTGCCCACCTGAAAGGCGGCGCCAAGAAAGTCATCATTTCCGCACCAGGCGGTAAAGACGTGGATGCTACAGTGGTCTACGGCGTAAACCACGGTGTGTTGAAAAGCACTGACACAGTGATTTCCAATGCCTCTTGCACCACCAACTGCCTGGCCCCGCTGGTCAAGCCACTGAATGACGCCATTGGCCTGGAAACTGGCCTGATGACCACCATTCATGCCTACACCAACGACCAGGTCTTGACCGACGTCTACCACGAAGACCTGCGCCGCGCACGTTCTGCCACAATGTCCATGATCCCCACCAAAACCGGTGCGGCTGCGGCTGTGGGCCTGGTTCTGCCAGAACTGAACGGCAAGCTGGATGGTTACGCTGTGCGCGTTCCCACCATCAACGTGTCCATGGTTGACTTGTCTTTCATCGCCAAGCGCGACACCACGGTTGACGAAGTGAACAGCATCCTGAAGGCTGCTGCTGAAGGCCCCCTGAAAGGCGTGCTTGAATACAACGAAGCACCCCTGGTGTCGATCGACTTCAACCACAATCCGGCTTCCAGCTCGTTTGATGCCACATTGACCAAGGTCAGCGGCAAGCTGGTCAAGGTATCCAGCTGGTACGACAACGAGTGGGGCTTCTCTAACCGCATGTTGGACACCACCGTGGCCCTGATGAACGCGAAGTAA
- a CDS encoding S8 family peptidase, whose amino-acid sequence MLIFPLHKSNLTVPRFLGIFMFCLAWLLLSNPAYAQSDSPQFILKLKNSVELSSSPTVRRLEKEGEFLSGVLTRNNLDATWLRAGSVGTHVLRWGSSVRFSDKQALLNRLASDPEVEFAIEDRPMRAFATPNDPTFANQWALRSTVNTAGAKFDQAWDVIRGSADVVVAVLDTGVVFETPDLMGRLLSGYDFISSVSTANDGNGRDSDASDPGNWISSADAQTATFSGCSVKNSSWHGTFVAGQIAANTNSDSDVAGADWNVKVLPVRVLGKCGGLLSDVLDAMLWSAGLDVPGIPRNNNPADVINLSLGSSTTCSGFEQTVVNRVNSAGTLVVAAAGNSGGAVDSPANCASVLSVGALDRDGSRASYSAIGTGVSLMAPGGFSNGLVGLGNSGTTTPTSASLVNKTGTSFSSPLVAATAGLMRAINPALTPAQLSSQILSTTSAFLTPRSSTCTANQGSGACNCTSAVCGTGMLNAFAAVTAAKGTRPVANASVSANGLISSGFQENATGLNPVRLRGSASSVAAGRSVASYSWSQVSGEQVLVGTSTTADVDLPAAGSTSDLVFQLTVTDSVGESHSSYTAIRVLASGANGSSPTSVASVSSGGTTGGTSGGSSPPASDNGAGSAGSVSAGGGGGSNTLPGLLGLSLLLIAFRRNSVALRKMTKQA is encoded by the coding sequence ATGTTGATTTTTCCTCTGCACAAATCAAATCTGACCGTACCCCGGTTCTTGGGCATTTTCATGTTCTGCCTGGCGTGGTTACTTTTGAGCAATCCGGCTTATGCGCAATCGGACAGTCCCCAGTTCATTCTCAAGCTTAAAAACTCGGTTGAGCTGAGCAGCAGCCCCACGGTTCGCCGCCTTGAAAAGGAGGGCGAGTTTCTATCTGGTGTGTTGACCCGAAACAACCTGGATGCCACTTGGTTGCGTGCAGGGTCTGTGGGTACGCATGTGTTGCGTTGGGGCAGCAGTGTTCGTTTCTCCGACAAGCAGGCCTTGTTGAACCGATTGGCCAGTGATCCGGAAGTGGAATTTGCAATTGAAGACCGCCCCATGCGTGCCTTTGCAACACCGAATGACCCCACCTTTGCCAATCAATGGGCACTTCGATCGACCGTGAACACGGCTGGCGCCAAATTTGACCAGGCCTGGGACGTGATTCGTGGCAGTGCAGACGTGGTTGTGGCCGTGCTGGACACAGGTGTGGTTTTTGAAACCCCCGATTTGATGGGTCGGCTGTTGAGCGGTTATGACTTTATCTCAAGTGTGTCCACTGCCAACGATGGCAATGGCCGTGATTCCGATGCATCTGACCCCGGCAACTGGATCAGCAGTGCCGATGCGCAAACGGCCACTTTTTCAGGTTGCAGTGTCAAGAATTCAAGCTGGCATGGCACATTCGTGGCGGGTCAAATTGCCGCCAATACCAACAGCGATTCCGATGTGGCCGGCGCCGACTGGAACGTCAAAGTGTTGCCTGTGCGCGTGCTTGGAAAATGCGGTGGACTGTTGTCGGATGTTCTGGATGCCATGTTGTGGTCCGCTGGTCTTGATGTGCCGGGCATTCCACGCAACAACAACCCGGCCGATGTCATCAACTTGAGTTTGGGCAGTTCAACCACGTGCAGTGGATTTGAGCAAACGGTCGTGAATCGTGTGAATTCAGCAGGCACTCTGGTGGTTGCTGCAGCCGGTAACAGCGGTGGGGCTGTAGATTCCCCGGCAAACTGTGCCAGTGTGCTGTCCGTAGGGGCGCTTGATCGCGACGGAAGCCGCGCCAGTTATAGCGCGATTGGTACCGGGGTCAGCCTGATGGCTCCCGGCGGCTTCAGCAATGGTTTGGTAGGTCTGGGCAATTCCGGTACTACCACACCAACTTCTGCCAGCCTGGTGAATAAAACCGGAACCTCATTTTCCTCACCCCTGGTGGCCGCCACAGCGGGCTTGATGCGTGCCATCAACCCTGCTTTGACGCCTGCCCAACTGAGTAGTCAGATTCTTTCCACAACTTCAGCATTTTTAACCCCAAGAAGCAGCACTTGCACGGCCAATCAGGGTTCAGGTGCCTGCAACTGCACCAGCGCCGTATGTGGCACAGGCATGTTGAATGCATTTGCCGCAGTCACCGCTGCCAAGGGTACTCGCCCGGTGGCCAATGCCTCTGTGTCTGCCAATGGCTTGATCAGCAGCGGTTTCCAGGAAAATGCAACAGGCTTAAATCCGGTCCGCCTGCGTGGTTCTGCGAGCAGTGTGGCTGCAGGCCGAAGTGTGGCGTCTTACAGTTGGTCGCAGGTATCAGGTGAGCAGGTCCTTGTGGGAACATCGACCACTGCAGATGTCGATCTGCCTGCTGCAGGTTCTACATCCGACCTGGTATTCCAGTTGACTGTGACTGATTCGGTTGGCGAAAGTCACTCCAGCTACACGGCTATCCGTGTGTTGGCCAGTGGCGCCAATGGTAGCTCACCCACTTCGGTTGCCAGTGTCAGTTCGGGCGGCACAACGGGCGGCACGTCCGGAGGTTCTTCTCCACCAGCCTCAGACAATGGTGCTGGCTCGGCAGGCAGTGTTTCCGCTGGCGGCGGCGGGGGCTCAAATACCTTGCCAGGCTTGTTGGGCTTGAGCTTGCTACTTATTGCCTTCAGGCGCAATAGCGTCGCCTTGAGAAAAATGACCAAGCAAGCATAA
- a CDS encoding rhomboid family intramembrane serine protease: MGYASSFVIGILAIAGQFLAPEFPQQGLDLIDSFFIYALLAQFTHLGWAHLVLNLLGLAIVNWGFTGQCTTREWAAIQLASLLWVAFYLSGVERLDWYCGLSGALHFQFACCLLLAFSRSAHGLRTSWPLWVLLAGLCAKLLLEWHSGPSTDALVGGPVAHAAHRGGALGGFLLGLLMLAWSFFSRRRYCA, translated from the coding sequence ATGGGGTATGCCTCGTCCTTTGTGATCGGAATATTGGCAATTGCGGGCCAATTTCTGGCGCCTGAATTCCCTCAGCAAGGGCTTGATTTAATTGACTCATTTTTTATTTATGCCCTGTTGGCACAATTCACGCACCTCGGTTGGGCACACCTTGTCCTGAACCTGCTGGGCCTCGCGATTGTGAACTGGGGGTTTACGGGACAGTGCACCACCCGCGAATGGGCGGCCATTCAATTGGCCTCGCTGTTGTGGGTCGCTTTTTACCTGAGTGGCGTTGAAAGGCTGGACTGGTACTGTGGGCTTAGCGGGGCCTTGCATTTCCAGTTTGCGTGCTGCCTGCTTTTGGCCTTCAGTCGAAGCGCGCATGGCCTTCGAACTAGCTGGCCATTGTGGGTACTGCTGGCAGGCTTGTGTGCGAAACTGCTGCTGGAATGGCATTCGGGCCCAAGCACCGATGCACTGGTGGGGGGCCCTGTTGCCCACGCTGCGCACCGGGGTGGCGCATTGGGCGGATTTCTACTGGGTTTGCTTATGCTTGCTTGGTCATTTTTCTCAAGGCGACGCTATTGCGCCTGA